The nucleotide window CCCTCTCCCCCCGGGAGAGGGTGGCCCGAAGGGCCGGGTGAGGGTCGCCGCGCTTCGGATCGAGTGGTGTCCAGAACAGTCTTCCCGGGAAGACAGATCGCGCAGCGATCAGATGAGGGGGACGACCGGTCTGGGTCGCGCATCCCTCGCTTGGCTCTTGATCCAACGCCGATCCCCCCTCATCCGGCCGCGTTGCGGCCACCTTCCCCCGCGAGGGGGGAAGGCCGTTGTGGATCGGATATCAATCAAACCTTCCGCCGAAATCCCACGACCCTCACCCGCCGCTGCGCGGCTGCTCTCTCCCGGCGGGAGAGGGGACGACTCTCAACATCTCGGCAATCTCGAAAGGAACCACGCCGATGGCTGACGACGCGCCCGTGAAAGGGTCGGACATGGAGGCGCGGGCCGAGGAGTTCCGCAGCCGCTATAACCAGGTGAAGACCGAGATCTCCAAGGTGATCGTCGGCCATGACGAGATCGTCCACGGCGTCCTGACGTGCCTGTTCGTCGGCGGCCATGCGCTGCTGGAAGGCGTGCCGGGCCTGGGCAAGACGATGCTCGTCCGGACGCTGGCCGACGCGCTCTCGCTTGACTTCAACCGCATCCAGTTCACGCCCGACCTGATGCCGGCCGACGTCCTGGGCACGAACGTGATCGCCGAGACGCCCGACGGCCGCCGCGAGTTCCAGTTCCAGCGCGGGCCGATCTTCTCGCAGATCGTCCTGGCCGACGAGATCAACCGGGCGACGCCCAAGACGCAGTCGGCGCTGCTGGAGGCCATGCAGGAGCACTCAGTCACCGTCGGCGGGACGATGCACCGGCTCAAGGAGCCGTTCTTCGTCATGGCCACGCAGAACCCGATCGAGCAGGAAGGGACGTACCCCCTCCCCGAGGCCCAGCTCGACCGCTTCCTCTTCAAGCTCGTGGTCGGCTATTCGACCCGCGAGGAACTGGCGACGATCCTGGAACGCACCACCCGAGGGGAATTTCCCAAGGCCGCCAAGGTGTTGGACGGCGACGACCTGATCCGCTTCCAGAAGCTGGTCCGCGAGGTGATCATCGCGCCCCATGTCCAGGACTACGCAATCCGCCTGGCCCTGGCGACGCACCCGCAAGGACCGTTCGCGGCGGCGACGACGAACCAGTATGTGCGATGGGGGAGCAGCCCGCGCGGGGTTCAGACCCTCGTCCTGGCAGCCAAGGTGCGCGCCTTGCTCGACGGTCGGTACAATGTTTCTTTCGAGGACCTGCGGCGGGTTTATCTGCCGTCGCTCCGCCACCGCGTTCTGTTGAACTTCGAGGCCCAGGCCGAGGGGATCGACCCGGACGAGGTGCTGCTGAAGGTGCTGGATTCGGTCCCGGAAAAGGCCGAGACGCCAGCCGCCGTGGCTTGATTGAGGACTTGATGCGATTCCGACCGAGGCGGGAGCCCGCCATGCACGACGTCTATGATCCGCCCCCCGCACCCGAGATCGAATTCGAGGCCCCGCGCCGCGAGCGGCTGGACGTCTCCCACGGGGACGTCGCCTGCCTGGTCGGCCTCTGCTTCGCGCTCTTCGCGGCCTCGGCCCTGTTCTGGAGGTCGGAGCCGGTTGTGGCCATCATCGCCGCCGGGGCGGGTTCGTTGATCGTTCTCGAAAGCTGGCTCGCCGCGCTGACGGCGATCCACCGGCGGCCTCGGATGAGTCTGCAGGCCCGATGGATGGTCTTCCTCGCCGCGTTGGTCCCCTGGATCGTGGGTGTCTCCGCGGCCGTCGCATTCCTGCTGGCCTTGTTCTGGGCGACCGACCGGTATTTGCCGAGCTGAGACCAAACGGGAGCCCTCATGGCCGCCGAAACCGCCGCGCCGCTGCTCGATCCCGAGTTCATGCACAAGCTCGAACAGCTCGAGCTGGTCAGCCGCAAGGTGATCGTCGGCCGCATGAAGGGCGAGCGCAAGAGCAAGCGCAAGGGGACTTCCGTCGAGTTCGCCGAGCACCGCCAGTACACGGCTGGGGACGACCTCCGCCACATCGACTGGAACGCCTTCGCCCGGCTCGACCGTCTCTTCCTCAAGCTCTTCCTGGAAGAGGAAGACCTGCACGTCCACACGCTGGTGGATTCCAGCCTGTCGATGGGTTTCGGCGAGCCCAGCAAGCTTCACTACGCCAAGCAGGTGGCCGCGGCGCTCGCGTTCGTCGGCCTGGTGAACAACGATCGGATCATCCTGGAGGCTTTTGCCTCGCGGCTCCAGCCCGGCATGCCGAACGTCCGGGGCCGTTCCCAGATGTGGCGGATCATCCAGTACCTGGAACGTCTCCAGCCCTCCGGGGAAAGCAACCTCACATCCGCCGCCCGCGACTTCGCCCTCAAACAGGGCGGCAAAGGCGTGGTCGTCGTCATTTCGGACTTCCTCGACAAGCACGGTTATGAAGACGCCCTGCGGTATCTGCTGGCCCGCAAGATGGACGTCTTCGTGATTCACGTCCTGGCCAAGGAAGAGGTCGAGCCCGAGCTGACCGGCGACCTCCGCCTGGTTGACTGCGAGGACGACGAGGAGGCCGACGTCACCATCAGCGCCCCGCTGCTGAAACGGTACAAGGAGAACCTCGACGCCTTCGTCGGAGGGCTCCGCGAATACTGCACCCGGCGCGGGATCACCTACGTTTTCACCACGAACCAGTTTCCTTTCGACAAGCTCGTGCTCAACTACCTGCGCGAGCGTGGGCTCCTGAAATGAATCGCTTCTGGATCACCAGTCCGTACGTCTTCTTCACGATCGGCGGCTTGCTCGTCGCCTACGTCCTCTACATGATGATCGCGCGCCGCAAGGGAGAACGCCCGGGCCACGCCGGGCGCGAGCCGGAACTGTAAAGTCGAGCCTGGGGAGGCCGTCGGATGCCCGGGAATTTCTTCAGCCGACTGGGCTCGATCCACTTCAGCACGCCGTTGGGCTGGCCCATGTGGGCAGCGCTCGCGGCGGTGCCGACGGGGATCCTCGCGCTCTACTTCCTCAAACTCCGGCGACGTTCCGTGGCGGTCTCCAGCACGCTGCTCTGGCGGAAGAGCCTGGAGGACCTCCACGTCAACAGCCTGTTCCAGCGACTCCGGAAGAACCTGCTGCTGTTCCTGCAACTGCTGGTCGCGGCTCTGGCAATGCTCGCGCTGGCGGGTCCGCAGATGAAGGGGGCCGGCGGCGAGGGGCGGCGGTTCGTCCTGGTGGTCGACGCCTCCGCGAGTATGTCCGCCGTCGATGAATCCGGCGGGCCGAGCCGGCTGGATAAGGCGAAGGAAGAGTCCCGAAAGGTCGTCGGCGAAATGCAGGGAGACGACCTGGC belongs to Paludisphaera rhizosphaerae and includes:
- a CDS encoding AAA family ATPase — protein: MADDAPVKGSDMEARAEEFRSRYNQVKTEISKVIVGHDEIVHGVLTCLFVGGHALLEGVPGLGKTMLVRTLADALSLDFNRIQFTPDLMPADVLGTNVIAETPDGRREFQFQRGPIFSQIVLADEINRATPKTQSALLEAMQEHSVTVGGTMHRLKEPFFVMATQNPIEQEGTYPLPEAQLDRFLFKLVVGYSTREELATILERTTRGEFPKAAKVLDGDDLIRFQKLVREVIIAPHVQDYAIRLALATHPQGPFAAATTNQYVRWGSSPRGVQTLVLAAKVRALLDGRYNVSFEDLRRVYLPSLRHRVLLNFEAQAEGIDPDEVLLKVLDSVPEKAETPAAVA
- a CDS encoding DUF58 domain-containing protein; this translates as MAAETAAPLLDPEFMHKLEQLELVSRKVIVGRMKGERKSKRKGTSVEFAEHRQYTAGDDLRHIDWNAFARLDRLFLKLFLEEEDLHVHTLVDSSLSMGFGEPSKLHYAKQVAAALAFVGLVNNDRIILEAFASRLQPGMPNVRGRSQMWRIIQYLERLQPSGESNLTSAARDFALKQGGKGVVVVISDFLDKHGYEDALRYLLARKMDVFVIHVLAKEEVEPELTGDLRLVDCEDDEEADVTISAPLLKRYKENLDAFVGGLREYCTRRGITYVFTTNQFPFDKLVLNYLRERGLLK